One window from the genome of Saprospiraceae bacterium encodes:
- a CDS encoding response regulator transcription factor: protein MGLRCLVIDDDPLIGDLIKHFCSKTDLVSFCIQAENATDGLKLLAAGGLDLIFLDYNLPDMKGQEFLELMQAELPVIMVTSESEFAAKSYEYKQVLDFLVKPLSFDRFMKALGRMDLQSHDAPKTHSKDKTIFVKDGLKLVRINFDEVLYIKSEGNYANFIQEQSQTMNLISMKELEEKLPAEFVRVHRSFIVNIKKIQIILQDDLVIKDKHIPIGEKYKADLLNRIQEL, encoded by the coding sequence ATGGGGCTACGCTGTCTGGTAATTGACGATGATCCGCTTATCGGGGATCTCATCAAGCACTTTTGTTCAAAAACAGACTTGGTGAGCTTTTGCATCCAGGCTGAAAATGCTACCGATGGTCTTAAACTATTGGCTGCCGGAGGCTTGGATCTCATTTTCCTGGATTATAACTTGCCCGATATGAAAGGACAGGAATTTCTCGAACTCATGCAAGCGGAATTACCCGTCATCATGGTTACCTCAGAATCTGAATTTGCCGCAAAATCTTATGAATACAAACAAGTCCTGGATTTTCTGGTAAAACCTTTGAGCTTTGACCGTTTTATGAAAGCGCTTGGAAGAATGGACTTGCAAAGTCACGATGCTCCAAAAACACATTCAAAAGACAAAACAATTTTTGTCAAAGACGGACTCAAATTGGTCCGGATAAATTTTGATGAAGTCTTGTATATTAAATCAGAAGGAAATTATGCCAACTTCATACAAGAACAAAGTCAAACGATGAATCTCATAAGCATGAAAGAACTGGAAGAAAAATTGCCTGCAGAATTTGTTCGCGTGCACCGTTCTTTTATTGTAAATATTAAAAAAATTCAAATCATCCTCCAAGATGACCTGGTCATTAAAGACAAACACATTCCCATCGGAGAAAAATACAAAGCAGATTTGTTAAATCGAATTCAGGAGCTTTGA
- a CDS encoding vanadium-dependent haloperoxidase, protein MIRQTTFTLIILVLLGTSQSFSQTKKSTIYLHSVANQWLDIALEATANEVDRVGAKPTIQSRTLGLAVTAMYDAWAAYDAKAVSTCMGGKLRRPLAERTRKNKEIAISFAVYRVLQDIYPVDKAFFDKEFKARGFNPANFTTDRTKPEGIGNIVAAAILKDRHHDGSNQLGDEIGGNGSQYSDYTYYNPINSYKKVINPDKWHPLPFVDGKGDTFLVNFLTPHWYRVKPFGLKHSAQFRAPEYPKFGSEQLKKEVDEVIDFNANLTAERKATIEFMRDGPRSTGQSGHWLRFAQMVSLRDKNDLDRDVKMYFAVGNTAMDAFIACWETKRFYDSSRPWTLVRQYYAGKQIKGWGGPDKGTIDMPAEMWHPYSPANFVSPPFPAYVSGHSTVSGACAKMLELFTGSDKFGETEIRRPGIITETPGDPVSLPLPTFTATADMAGISRVLGGYHIQADNIAGLKMGRDIAQYLWKDVIQKYFDGTYKK, encoded by the coding sequence ATGATAAGACAAACTACATTTACGCTGATCATTTTAGTCCTTTTAGGTACGAGCCAATCGTTTAGCCAAACTAAGAAATCAACGATTTACCTTCATTCAGTTGCCAATCAATGGCTTGACATTGCACTGGAGGCCACAGCCAATGAGGTGGATCGGGTAGGAGCAAAACCTACTATCCAATCCAGAACGCTTGGTTTAGCAGTAACTGCTATGTATGATGCCTGGGCAGCTTACGATGCTAAAGCAGTAAGTACTTGTATGGGTGGTAAATTGAGAAGACCGCTTGCAGAACGTACCCGTAAAAACAAAGAAATTGCCATTAGTTTTGCCGTTTATAGAGTATTGCAGGATATCTATCCGGTAGATAAAGCTTTCTTTGACAAGGAATTTAAAGCCAGGGGCTTTAATCCGGCCAATTTTACAACAGATCGCACCAAACCGGAAGGAATTGGAAATATCGTGGCCGCTGCCATTTTAAAAGACAGACATCACGATGGTTCCAATCAATTGGGAGATGAAATTGGTGGAAATGGCTCACAATATTCAGATTATACTTATTACAATCCGATAAATAGCTATAAAAAAGTCATCAATCCGGATAAATGGCATCCGCTTCCTTTTGTAGATGGGAAAGGAGATACCTTCCTGGTTAACTTTTTAACGCCACATTGGTATCGGGTAAAACCTTTTGGATTAAAACATTCAGCACAATTCCGTGCACCAGAATACCCAAAATTTGGATCAGAGCAATTGAAAAAAGAAGTCGATGAAGTTATTGATTTCAATGCCAATTTAACTGCTGAGCGCAAAGCTACTATTGAGTTTATGCGCGATGGACCTAGATCCACCGGACAATCCGGCCATTGGTTGCGTTTTGCGCAAATGGTTTCTTTAAGAGATAAAAACGATTTGGATCGCGATGTAAAAATGTATTTTGCAGTTGGGAATACTGCCATGGATGCTTTTATAGCATGTTGGGAAACCAAACGCTTTTATGACAGTTCCAGACCCTGGACCTTGGTTAGACAATATTATGCTGGCAAACAAATAAAAGGATGGGGTGGTCCGGATAAAGGAACAATTGACATGCCTGCAGAAATGTGGCATCCTTATTCACCGGCTAATTTTGTGTCTCCTCCATTTCCAGCGTATGTTTCTGGACATAGTACCGTAAGTGGAGCGTGTGCAAAAATGTTGGAATTATTTACCGGCTCTGATAAATTTGGAGAAACAGAAATTCGCCGTCCCGGTATTATTACAGAAACACCCGGAGATCCGGTGTCTTTGCCATTACCAACCTTTACAGCCACCGCAGACATGGCTGGAATCTCCAGAGTTTTAGGAGGTTACCACATACAGGCAGATAATATAGCCGGTTTAAAAATGGGTCGCGACATCGCTCAGTATTTGTGGAAAGATGTAATTCAAAAGTACTTTGATGGTACGTATAAAAAATAA